The Impatiens glandulifera chromosome 3, dImpGla2.1, whole genome shotgun sequence genome contains a region encoding:
- the LOC124930398 gene encoding probable pectinesterase 29, with amino-acid sequence MTSSFRLQLVLAFTLFIGSCLSYEFSKTVVVDKSGNGQFTKIQDAIDSVPEGNSGWFHIVVNKGVYNEKVTIPYKKEYIFLEGSSSAKTLIVGDDHQATDTSSTFTSFSDNFVAKSISFMNSYNLKQKNDVTQAVAAMIHGDKSAFYNCGFYGYQDTLCAYEGRHYYKNCYIQGAADFIWGHGQSFFKGCKINVTMGHTNTPGYITAQGRMLEEDTNGFVFSKCSIVGTGQAYLGRAYGPFNRVIFSKTTMNSVVHPLGWDAWHFGGKELSSFLFECIYIFLYFGYFI; translated from the exons ATGACTTCTTCCTTTCGTTTGCAATTAGTTTTGGCTTTCACTTTGTTTATTGGGTCATGTCTCTCGTATGAATTCTCAAAAACAGTAGTTGTTGACAAGTCTGGAAATGGGCAATTCACGAAAATTCAAGATGCGATTGACTCTGTTCCGGAAGGAAATAGTGGTTGGTTTCACATTGTCGTTAATAAAGGCGTCTATAA TGAAAAGGTAACAATTCCATACAAGAAGGAATACATATTTCTAGAGGGGAGCTCATCAGCAAAAACACTTATAGTGGGGGACGACCATCAAGCTACAGATACTAGCTCAACCTTTACCTCTTTTTCGGACAATTTTGTTGCTAAGAGCATATCTTTCATG AATTCATATAACTTGAAACAGAAGAACGATGTTACACAAGCAGTTGCTGCTATGATACATGGTGACAAATCGGCTTTCTATAATTGTGGTTTTTATGGATATCAAGATACACTTTGTGCTTACGAGGGCCGTCATTACTACAAAAATTGCTACATTCAAGGTGCTGCTGATTTTATTTGGGGACATGGTCAATCCTTTTTTAAG GgatgcaaaataaatgtcactATGGGTCATACTAACACACCCGGTTACATAACCGCGCAAGGAAGAATGTTGGAAGAAGATACAAATGGCTTTGTATTTAGTAAATGTTCTATTGTTGGAACTGGGCAGGCGTATCTTGGAAGGGCATATGGTCCATTCAATAGAGTTATTTTCTCAAAAACGACGATGAATTCAGTTGTGCATCCTTTGGGATGGGATGCTTGGCATTTCGGTGGAAAAGAGTTGAGTTCGTTTCTCtttgaatgtatatatatttttttgtatttcgggtattttatataa